A region from the Branchiostoma lanceolatum isolate klBraLanc5 chromosome 2, klBraLanc5.hap2, whole genome shotgun sequence genome encodes:
- the LOC136428271 gene encoding uncharacterized protein isoform X3 — protein MASRLEQRADTRHLWIEEDITKAYRQKALKCHPDKNPDDPHATAKFQELSKAYQHLRDLKKEENEDFQSEEAWEYFDEEDDPESFAEFLFFLVLRDLYRSGYQPSENDEYYFFTRLNKKFRRYRTEDEDFTEEELQRLHCNKDCNKDKASGKKKRGKKKTQLDKPPQNAQQNRPKKTKKQLKAEQYKREQEIKKLAEEIEKRKAEELERLKKQKEKEKSTSMRCDADKLFSDLSCAETKVDRKPGPSAPETDTEKNEDELQCSTYEEKEARVSPRDLRRQKKERKKQEKEAQLKMRMKTALDTGDAKSPKSIISTTDQHTTEDPQEEASSVVDTDIRKAKLEAFKAKCLATKAQKEQDVKLPKQVVPEDSPSAEPKPPSHVDVRCSSTTTQGFGAPKPQPCDKALLERHMHQYHELMKQQPRSHTQIQLSVERQPEVKHSWAKQQKKGQHNQENWQELRRSMLQQEKERELQRNRQEHETLRREKTSSHGTLEECTDPSVNAYTAQDTWEDVADNSSGQAACAANMASGYSHSSQPLGDRCHPEGSGPVYEDGWEETDWEECGHQAPPPTQAWRNTKPAPPPAVNRWQERLELMSLCPRTEQDEEEMLKKAIELSQQQALEDEHRRQVKFEKMIEEQKKKHDILAAHQFPPNNAQPRGAEPPYKGASYQDFPPISNGTSTVVRQAGSSFATCVRESKTECQERLPRSHVGTGVPVSEDWESDLTEVVPHPPLMKNDTEPCNPMQRPDRAVSLRKTPANPKLHNPPTERSLISPDDNVTDNTTWLLSGESVSDPTWEVTGDEVVSGDGVKSDNFGWIGSAGKRVSTSSSSDSGGTVFQNIPHHSGNIDRKDNGLSRLGHMFSSSNVDATIVNQSERVAVSRNTSGHDWPKKNSPAVEGFPNVQKSPPKRHLSGCGDTEDSNKSLKAEARCMFSGKPSAVFPFGVTHPGGYSQLRNEAAQPHVRAPPGFPAPSTTSGEHNKVPSAFNEPDIGPFRNPSPPQSDSVGVSNPLLPRMTPLPVAVPGVLPAIPPTLFPPYPGYPAFPAYPFPGMYPYLPMPAMQSPVYMYSLQQVQRGMGKLSSSEGLSNESGGEGKEEDKNNLQKRASYSGSSVDPTQARPVQAASTAAPSGIPTAANSATMHNTLHMPSSVLQSNCSNKNGSEDLQAAQQLAHPQCRSINGATAGNEEAFDGNTPYKMQFFDGEEDTVAQRDTRRMTGHSRWMGSRPSSVRHARRETVGGRCETSATASERDSKREPTKTGGLYSKMRTTFKRAPVAPRFQRLQEQQQQQRGRQENLSTSGPDFMT, from the exons AATCCAGATGATCCTCATGCAACAGCCAAATTTCAGGAGCTTAGTAAAGCATACCAGCACTTGAGGGActtgaagaaagaagaaaacgaAG ATTTTCAGAGTGAAGAGGCATGGGAATATTTTGATGAAGAGGATGATCCAGAAAGCTTTGCAGAGTTT TTATTCTTTTTGGTTCTGAGAGACCTCTACAGAA GTGGGTATCAACCATCAGAAAACGATGAGTATTACTTCTTCACACGTTTGAACAAG AAATTCAGGCGGTACAGAACTGAGGATGAAGACTTCACAGAAGAGGAG CTGCAAAGGCTTCATTGCAACAAGGACTGCAACAAGGATAAGGCATCGGGAAAGAAAAAG AGGGGAAAGAAGAAGACTCAGCTGGACAAACCTCCACAAAATGCCCAG CAGAATCgtccaaagaaaacaaaaaaacagctaAAAGCAGAACAGTACAAAAGAGAGCAG GAAATCAAGAAGCTGGCTGAGGAGATTGAGAAAAGGAAAGCAGAAGAGCTGGAACGTCTGAAGAAAcagaaggagaaggaaaagTCAACTTCCATGAG GTGTGATGCAGACAAACTGTTCAGTGACTTATCCTGTGCAGAGACAAAGGTAGATAGGAAACCTGGGCCGAGTGCAccagagacagacacagagaAGAATGAGGATGAGCTACAGTGTAGCACCTATGAAGAAAAGGAGGCACGGGTAAGCCCACGGGACCTGAGGAGAcagaagaaagagagaaagaagcAAGAAAAGGAAGCACAGTTGAAG ATGAGGATGAAGACAGCCCTAGACACTGGAGATGCCAAGAGTCCAAAGAG TATTATCAGCACTACAGACCAGCACACTACAGAGGATCCACAGGAAGAAGCCTCTAGTGTGGTTGATACAGACATACGGAAGGCAAAGTTAGAGGCTTTCAAAGCAAAGTGTCTGGCCACCAAAGCACAGAAGGAACAAGATGTCAAGCTACCAAAACAG GTAGTTCCTGAAGATTCACCATCAGCTGAGCCAAAACCTCCATCACATGTTGATGTAAGGTGCTCATCCACAACTACTCAAGGCTTCGGTGCACCAAAACCCCAGCCTTGTGATAAAGCACTGCTGGAGAGACATATGCATCAGTACCATGAGCTGATGAAACAACAACCAAGGAGCCACACACAG ATTCAGCTGAGTGTAGAGAGACAGCCAGAGGTGAAACACTCGTGggcaaaacagcaaaaaaaaggcCAACACAACCAG GAGAATTGGCAGGAGTTACGACGCTCCATGTTGCAGCAAGAAAAGGAGAGGGAACTGCAGAGGAACAGACAGGAGCACGAGACGTTGCGGCGAGAGAAGACATCGTCACACGGCACGTTAGAGGAATGCACTGATCCCTCTGTCAACGCTTATACAGCACAAGACACATGGGAGGATGTAGCAGACAATTCCTCAGGGCAGGCAGCATGCGCAGCCAACATGGCCAGTGGGTACAGCCATTCCAGTCAGCCGTTAGGGGATAGGTGTCATCCTGAAG GCAGTGGACCAGTGTATGAGGATGGGTGGGAGGAGACGGACTGGGAGGAATGTGGACACCAGGCCCCTCCACCAACCCAAGCCTGGAGGAACACCAAGCCTGCCCCTCCTCCTGCTGTCAACCGCTGGCAAGAGAGACTG GAGCTGATGTCCCTCTGCCCGAGAACTGAGCAGGATGAAGAAGAAATGTTAAAGAAGGCGATCGAGCTCAGTCAGCAACAGGCTCTAGAAGATGAGCACCGCAGACA GGTGAAGTTTGAGAAGATGATTgaagaacagaagaagaaacatgatatCTTGGCAGCTCACCAGTTCCCCCCCAATAACGCACAGCCCAGGGGAGCTGAACCTCCCTACAAGGGGGCTAGCTATCAGGACTTCCCGCCAATTAGTAATGGAACATCTACGGTTGTTAGACAGGCTGGGTCTAGCTTTGCAACTTGTGTCAGAGAGTCAAAGACCGAATGCCAAGAACGTCTGCCGAGGTCCCATGTTGGGACGGGTGTGCCGGTCAGTGAGGACTGGGAATCAGATCTAACAGAGGTAGTTCCCCACCCACCCCTGATGAAGAATGATACAGAGCCATGTAACCCCATGCAGAGACCAGATAGAGCTGTGTCCTTGAGAAAAACACCAGCCAATCCCAAACTTCACAACCCGCCGACAGAGCGAAGTCTTATAAGTCCAGATGATAACGTTACTGACAACACCACGTGGCTTCTCTCTGGGGAGTCGGTGTCAGATCCAACATGGGAAGTCACCGGAGATGAAGTTGTTTCTGGAGATGGTGTGAAAAGTGACAACTTTGGTTGGATTGGGTCAGCTGGCAAAAGGGTGTCTACCTCAAGCAGCAGTGATAGTGGAGGTACCGTTTTTCAGAACATACCCCATCATAGTGGGAACATAGACAGAAAGGACAATGGACTGTCCAGACTTGGACATATGTTTAGCAGTTCTAATGTAGATGCAACCATTGTAAACCAAAGTGAACGAGTCGCAGTGTCAAGAAACACAAGTGGCCATGATTGGCCAAAGAAGAATAGTCCCGCTGTGGAAGGATTCCCTAATGTGCAAAAGAGCCCACCAAAGAGGCACTTGTCTGGTTGTGGAGACACAGAAGACAGCAACAAGTCTCTAAAGGCAGAGGCAAGATGTATGTTCTCAGGAAAGCCCTCTGCTGTCTttccctttggtgtaacacatcCAGGAGGTTACTCCCAACTCAGGAATGAAGCAGCTCAACCACACGTCCGAGCACCTCCAGGTTTTCCTGCTCCTTCAACTACATCAGGCGAGCACAACAAGGTGCCCTCTGCGTTTAATGAGCCTGATATCGGTCCTTTTAGGAACCCGTCTCCTCCCCAATCAGACAGTGTAGGTGTGAGCAACCCCCTCCTTCCTCGGATGACACCGCTTCCAGTGGCCGTTCCTGGTGTCCTGCCAGCTATTCCACCCACCTTGTTcccaccctacccaggctacCCGGCATTCCCAGCTTACCCCTTCCCCGGCATGTACCCCTACCTCCCTATGCCAGCCATGCAGTCCCCCGTGTACATGTACTCCCTCCAACAAGTGCAGCGTGGGATGGGCAAGTTGTCCAGCAGCGAAGGGCTTTCTAATGAGTCTGGTGGAGAAGGGAAGGAGGAAGACAAGAATAACTTGCAGAAGAGGGCAAGTTACTCGGGAAGCTCTGTTGACCCCACACAGGCACGTCCTGTTCAGGCAGCTAGTACAGCAGCACCTTCAGGGATTCCCACTGCTGCCAACTCAGCTACAATGCACAACACACTTCACATGCCGTCCTCTGTTCTTCAATCTAACTGTAGTAACAAAAATGGCAGTGAGGACTTGCAGGCAGCACAACAGCTTGCCCATCCCCAATGTAGGAGTATCAATGGTGCAACAGCAGGAAATGAAGAAGCTTTTGACGGAAACACACCCTACAAGATGCAGTTCTTTGATGGTGAGGAAGACACCGTTGCACAGAGAGACACCAGGAGGATGACTGGGCATTCAAGGTGGATGGGAAGTCGACCCTCGTCTGTTCGTCATGCTAGAAGGGAAACTGTTGGTGGAAGATGCGAGACCAGTGCCACTGCATCAGAAAGAGACTCCAAGAGAGAACCGACAAAGACTGGTGGTCTGTACAGCAAAATGAGGACAACTTTTAAG AGAGCACCTGTGGCACCAAGGTTTCAACGGTTGCAAGAACAGCAACAGCAGCAACGGGGCAGGCAAGAAAACCTATCAACTTCAGGACCTGATTTTATGACTTAG
- the LOC136428271 gene encoding uncharacterized protein isoform X2 produces the protein MAGIWDEVVDHRQTAEFCRMLGVKEDAAFEDITKAYRQKALKCHPDKNPDDPHATAKFQELSKAYQHLRDLKKEENEDFQSEEAWEYFDEEDDPESFAEFLFFLVLRDLYRSGYQPSENDEYYFFTRLNKKFRRYRTEDEDFTEEELQRLHCNKDCNKDKASGKKKRGKKKTQLDKPPQNAQNRPKKTKKQLKAEQYKREQEIKKLAEEIEKRKAEELERLKKQKEKEKSTSMRCDADKLFSDLSCAETKVDRKPGPSAPETDTEKNEDELQCSTYEEKEARVSPRDLRRQKKERKKQEKEAQLKMRMKTALDTGDAKSPKSIISTTDQHTTEDPQEEASSVVDTDIRKAKLEAFKAKCLATKAQKEQDVKLPKQVVPEDSPSAEPKPPSHVDVRCSSTTTQGFGAPKPQPCDKALLERHMHQYHELMKQQPRSHTQIQLSVERQPEVKHSWAKQQKKGQHNQENWQELRRSMLQQEKERELQRNRQEHETLRREKTSSHGTLEECTDPSVNAYTAQDTWEDVADNSSGQAACAANMASGYSHSSQPLGDRCHPEGSGPVYEDGWEETDWEECGHQAPPPTQAWRNTKPAPPPAVNRWQERLELMSLCPRTEQDEEEMLKKAIELSQQQALEDEHRRQVKFEKMIEEQKKKHDILAAHQFPPNNAQPRGAEPPYKGASYQDFPPISNGTSTVVRQAGSSFATCVRESKTECQERLPRSHVGTGVPVSEDWESDLTEVVPHPPLMKNDTEPCNPMQRPDRAVSLRKTPANPKLHNPPTERSLISPDDNVTDNTTWLLSGESVSDPTWEVTGDEVVSGDGVKSDNFGWIGSAGKRVSTSSSSDSGGTVFQNIPHHSGNIDRKDNGLSRLGHMFSSSNVDATIVNQSERVAVSRNTSGHDWPKKNSPAVEGFPNVQKSPPKRHLSGCGDTEDSNKSLKAEARCMFSGKPSAVFPFGVTHPGGYSQLRNEAAQPHVRAPPGFPAPSTTSGEHNKVPSAFNEPDIGPFRNPSPPQSDSVGVSNPLLPRMTPLPVAVPGVLPAIPPTLFPPYPGYPAFPAYPFPGMYPYLPMPAMQSPVYMYSLQQVQRGMGKLSSSEGLSNESGGEGKEEDKNNLQKRASYSGSSVDPTQARPVQAASTAAPSGIPTAANSATMHNTLHMPSSVLQSNCSNKNGSEDLQAAQQLAHPQCRSINGATAGNEEAFDGNTPYKMQFFDGEEDTVAQRDTRRMTGHSRWMGSRPSSVRHARRETVGGRCETSATASERDSKREPTKTGGLYSKMRTTFKRAPVAPRFQRLQEQQQQQRGRQENLSTSGPDFMT, from the exons AATCCAGATGATCCTCATGCAACAGCCAAATTTCAGGAGCTTAGTAAAGCATACCAGCACTTGAGGGActtgaagaaagaagaaaacgaAG ATTTTCAGAGTGAAGAGGCATGGGAATATTTTGATGAAGAGGATGATCCAGAAAGCTTTGCAGAGTTT TTATTCTTTTTGGTTCTGAGAGACCTCTACAGAA GTGGGTATCAACCATCAGAAAACGATGAGTATTACTTCTTCACACGTTTGAACAAG AAATTCAGGCGGTACAGAACTGAGGATGAAGACTTCACAGAAGAGGAG CTGCAAAGGCTTCATTGCAACAAGGACTGCAACAAGGATAAGGCATCGGGAAAGAAAAAG AGGGGAAAGAAGAAGACTCAGCTGGACAAACCTCCACAAAATGCCCAG AATCgtccaaagaaaacaaaaaaacagctaAAAGCAGAACAGTACAAAAGAGAGCAG GAAATCAAGAAGCTGGCTGAGGAGATTGAGAAAAGGAAAGCAGAAGAGCTGGAACGTCTGAAGAAAcagaaggagaaggaaaagTCAACTTCCATGAG GTGTGATGCAGACAAACTGTTCAGTGACTTATCCTGTGCAGAGACAAAGGTAGATAGGAAACCTGGGCCGAGTGCAccagagacagacacagagaAGAATGAGGATGAGCTACAGTGTAGCACCTATGAAGAAAAGGAGGCACGGGTAAGCCCACGGGACCTGAGGAGAcagaagaaagagagaaagaagcAAGAAAAGGAAGCACAGTTGAAG ATGAGGATGAAGACAGCCCTAGACACTGGAGATGCCAAGAGTCCAAAGAG TATTATCAGCACTACAGACCAGCACACTACAGAGGATCCACAGGAAGAAGCCTCTAGTGTGGTTGATACAGACATACGGAAGGCAAAGTTAGAGGCTTTCAAAGCAAAGTGTCTGGCCACCAAAGCACAGAAGGAACAAGATGTCAAGCTACCAAAACAG GTAGTTCCTGAAGATTCACCATCAGCTGAGCCAAAACCTCCATCACATGTTGATGTAAGGTGCTCATCCACAACTACTCAAGGCTTCGGTGCACCAAAACCCCAGCCTTGTGATAAAGCACTGCTGGAGAGACATATGCATCAGTACCATGAGCTGATGAAACAACAACCAAGGAGCCACACACAG ATTCAGCTGAGTGTAGAGAGACAGCCAGAGGTGAAACACTCGTGggcaaaacagcaaaaaaaaggcCAACACAACCAG GAGAATTGGCAGGAGTTACGACGCTCCATGTTGCAGCAAGAAAAGGAGAGGGAACTGCAGAGGAACAGACAGGAGCACGAGACGTTGCGGCGAGAGAAGACATCGTCACACGGCACGTTAGAGGAATGCACTGATCCCTCTGTCAACGCTTATACAGCACAAGACACATGGGAGGATGTAGCAGACAATTCCTCAGGGCAGGCAGCATGCGCAGCCAACATGGCCAGTGGGTACAGCCATTCCAGTCAGCCGTTAGGGGATAGGTGTCATCCTGAAG GCAGTGGACCAGTGTATGAGGATGGGTGGGAGGAGACGGACTGGGAGGAATGTGGACACCAGGCCCCTCCACCAACCCAAGCCTGGAGGAACACCAAGCCTGCCCCTCCTCCTGCTGTCAACCGCTGGCAAGAGAGACTG GAGCTGATGTCCCTCTGCCCGAGAACTGAGCAGGATGAAGAAGAAATGTTAAAGAAGGCGATCGAGCTCAGTCAGCAACAGGCTCTAGAAGATGAGCACCGCAGACA GGTGAAGTTTGAGAAGATGATTgaagaacagaagaagaaacatgatatCTTGGCAGCTCACCAGTTCCCCCCCAATAACGCACAGCCCAGGGGAGCTGAACCTCCCTACAAGGGGGCTAGCTATCAGGACTTCCCGCCAATTAGTAATGGAACATCTACGGTTGTTAGACAGGCTGGGTCTAGCTTTGCAACTTGTGTCAGAGAGTCAAAGACCGAATGCCAAGAACGTCTGCCGAGGTCCCATGTTGGGACGGGTGTGCCGGTCAGTGAGGACTGGGAATCAGATCTAACAGAGGTAGTTCCCCACCCACCCCTGATGAAGAATGATACAGAGCCATGTAACCCCATGCAGAGACCAGATAGAGCTGTGTCCTTGAGAAAAACACCAGCCAATCCCAAACTTCACAACCCGCCGACAGAGCGAAGTCTTATAAGTCCAGATGATAACGTTACTGACAACACCACGTGGCTTCTCTCTGGGGAGTCGGTGTCAGATCCAACATGGGAAGTCACCGGAGATGAAGTTGTTTCTGGAGATGGTGTGAAAAGTGACAACTTTGGTTGGATTGGGTCAGCTGGCAAAAGGGTGTCTACCTCAAGCAGCAGTGATAGTGGAGGTACCGTTTTTCAGAACATACCCCATCATAGTGGGAACATAGACAGAAAGGACAATGGACTGTCCAGACTTGGACATATGTTTAGCAGTTCTAATGTAGATGCAACCATTGTAAACCAAAGTGAACGAGTCGCAGTGTCAAGAAACACAAGTGGCCATGATTGGCCAAAGAAGAATAGTCCCGCTGTGGAAGGATTCCCTAATGTGCAAAAGAGCCCACCAAAGAGGCACTTGTCTGGTTGTGGAGACACAGAAGACAGCAACAAGTCTCTAAAGGCAGAGGCAAGATGTATGTTCTCAGGAAAGCCCTCTGCTGTCTttccctttggtgtaacacatcCAGGAGGTTACTCCCAACTCAGGAATGAAGCAGCTCAACCACACGTCCGAGCACCTCCAGGTTTTCCTGCTCCTTCAACTACATCAGGCGAGCACAACAAGGTGCCCTCTGCGTTTAATGAGCCTGATATCGGTCCTTTTAGGAACCCGTCTCCTCCCCAATCAGACAGTGTAGGTGTGAGCAACCCCCTCCTTCCTCGGATGACACCGCTTCCAGTGGCCGTTCCTGGTGTCCTGCCAGCTATTCCACCCACCTTGTTcccaccctacccaggctacCCGGCATTCCCAGCTTACCCCTTCCCCGGCATGTACCCCTACCTCCCTATGCCAGCCATGCAGTCCCCCGTGTACATGTACTCCCTCCAACAAGTGCAGCGTGGGATGGGCAAGTTGTCCAGCAGCGAAGGGCTTTCTAATGAGTCTGGTGGAGAAGGGAAGGAGGAAGACAAGAATAACTTGCAGAAGAGGGCAAGTTACTCGGGAAGCTCTGTTGACCCCACACAGGCACGTCCTGTTCAGGCAGCTAGTACAGCAGCACCTTCAGGGATTCCCACTGCTGCCAACTCAGCTACAATGCACAACACACTTCACATGCCGTCCTCTGTTCTTCAATCTAACTGTAGTAACAAAAATGGCAGTGAGGACTTGCAGGCAGCACAACAGCTTGCCCATCCCCAATGTAGGAGTATCAATGGTGCAACAGCAGGAAATGAAGAAGCTTTTGACGGAAACACACCCTACAAGATGCAGTTCTTTGATGGTGAGGAAGACACCGTTGCACAGAGAGACACCAGGAGGATGACTGGGCATTCAAGGTGGATGGGAAGTCGACCCTCGTCTGTTCGTCATGCTAGAAGGGAAACTGTTGGTGGAAGATGCGAGACCAGTGCCACTGCATCAGAAAGAGACTCCAAGAGAGAACCGACAAAGACTGGTGGTCTGTACAGCAAAATGAGGACAACTTTTAAG AGAGCACCTGTGGCACCAAGGTTTCAACGGTTGCAAGAACAGCAACAGCAGCAACGGGGCAGGCAAGAAAACCTATCAACTTCAGGACCTGATTTTATGACTTAG